The segment CGGATAATGGAGGGAGTGGTCTCGTCTTTGTAGACGCGGACCGGGCGTGGCAGCGGCCGCGAAGGGATCCGCACTGCGGCGGTTGTCATCGTGGGGCTGCAGTGGTCGTGGCCGGTCGTGGTGCGAGGGATTCGGCTGCGTGGTCGATGCTGGTCTCGTTCAGCAGTTCGCGGTCGATCTTCTCGGTGCCGGTGAGGATGGCCATGATGGCGGCTTGGCGGATCAGGTGGGAGAGGCTACTGATGCTGCCGCCGGTGCGGTAGTGCAGATGCTGGGCCTGGGCGGTGAGGGTGCCGGGTTCGTGGTGGTGCAGGCGCAGGCCGTTTTCGAGGGTGGCGACCAGGGCTTCCCATTCTTCGGTGAACGGGAACGGGCCGGTGGTTTTGAGAACGGAGCGGGCGGAGATCTGCCGTCCGCGGAGCCCGGTGAACAGGCCGGAGTTTTCGACGTTGATGCCGGCGTAGACGAAGGTGGCTGGCATGTGTTCGGTGAAGTATTTGAGGTGGTCTGACATGTCTTCGCCGGCGCTGGTGGCCAGGTTCAGGTTGTGGATCTCGTCGACTTTACCGACCGCAGGAGCTCGTGAAGCGGCTCTGAACTGCGACGATACATAGACTACATGTCCGCGACGGCGAGTTGGGGCCATTGCTGCAGCGTGTCGGGGTGGTCTCGGTGTTGGCAATGTGGTGCCGGCCCGGTGACCAGGGATTTCCTGGGCGCCGGGCCGGACGGAGCGGGACGGTCTGGATTTTCAGCTGCCCGCGATCTGGGCTTCGAGATCGGCGACGCGCCGGTCCTGGAAGCGCAGGTTCGAGCGGGCGGCCTTGAGCCGCTCGTCGAGAGCGCGGTTCTCGGCGGTCAACTGGCGGACGCGCTGTTTGAGGGTGGTGTTCTCGGTGGTGATCCGCTGGACGGCTTCCTCGGTCCATTCGGCCTGCAGGTCACGGATCTGGCCGAGGAGTTCACCGATGCGGGTGCGCTGGGTGAGGATCTCGGCCTGGGCGGCTTTGAGACCGTCTTCGGCGTTCAGGGCGCGTTCGCGCCAGGTCAGCTCGCGTTCGCTGTCCTGGTCGGCGAGCATCCGGGGCCGGTGTTCACCGGCCTCGGCCATCGCCGTTGCGATAGCGGTTCTGGCCTCGAAGTTGTCGTAGAGGAAGGTGCGCGAGACATCCGCCCGGCGGGCGACGGCGGCAACGCTGACCCGGGCCTTTTCGCGCCGGAGCCGGGCGATGGCCTGATGGACCCGCTCAAGGGCGGTTTCGGTCTTGCGGCGGCGGGCGGCCTGGGCCGCCGCCGTGCGGGGCTCAGGGACGGCAGCGGTGTTCATGCGACGTCCTCTTCGGGGCTGATGTCCTCGATGGTGGACGTATCGCTGTATCCGCTGTACTCGCTCTCCTCGTCGTTGCCCGCGTCGGCGAGGTCGGTGGCGCGGAAGGCGGTGGACCACACGCGGTGAAAGTAGTCCTGGGGTTTGCGCAGGTCCAGGGCCAGGGCGTCCTCGAGGAGACCGAGGCCGGCCAGGGCCTTCTCCAGGCCATCGATGGCACGGGCGGTGGGCTCGAAGTGCCGGTGGAGATAGTCGGCGGTGGCGTCGTCCGGGGCGCCTTCGGCCAGCAGCCGCCACTGCTCGCGCTTGCGGCGCCAATAGAGGAGGTCGGCGCCTGAGAGGACGAACTTGTCGCAGTTATGGCAGTCCAGGTTCCAGGGGCAGGCGCCGCCGGAGACGACGGGCTGGAAGGTGCAGAACCCGCCCTCGGCCGGAGTGCTGCGGCGCGACAGGTCGATCGCCAGGGCCTGGGCCTGCTGGCGGGTGAGCGGGGCTGCGTCCCCGGCCAGGAGCTCGCCGGGTTGGGCCGTGCCGGGGCCGGCGACCCAGACGTGCTGAAGCACGTTCTCCAGGTCGGAGCTGGTCAGGTGGACGTAGTGCTCCGCCATCCGGTCACTGACCTGTCCGAGGTATCGGCGGATGTGGGTCAGGGTCGCGCCGTGGCGCAGCAGGTTGGTGGCCAGGGTATGGCGCGCCTGGTGGGGGACGTAGTGGCCGAGGTCCATGGCGTCCACCCAGGGACGGAACCGGCTGTAGAACCACTGGTGGGTCAGCGAAGCCGTCCCGTCGTGGCTGCGGTAGGTCGTGGGAAACAGGGCCAGTCCGGCCCGTTGGGCTCCGGTCGGCCGGTGGCCGTAGCGGGCGGTGAAGCGGTCCAGGGTCTTGCGCTGGCGTTCGGCAAGGATCCCGTAGAGGCGTTCGGGTATGCGGATCGCGACATCGTAGTTGCCGACCTTGGTCTGGTCATGCCAGAACATCGCCAGGCCGCCGTAGCGGCCGATGCAGTCCCACCGCACCTTGATTACCTCCCCGATGCGGCGGCCGGTGATGACGGTGGTCTCCCAGATGTCGCGGGCGCCGTTGTCGCTGGCGTCGTGGGTTGCGGCCAGTTCGGCAAGATTCGCCTCGTCTGCCAGGGCCCGGGCGACCTCGTCGGGGAAGGGCCGACGCGCGGTCCGGCCGGTGGCGGCGCCGGCACTCGGAAACGCGATGATGAACTCCCGGTCCAGGCCCAGCCGTTCGACGGCGCCGCTGTCCAGGGCCCCGCGCATCAGTTTGCGGACGGCGTTGAACACCACCGACCGGGTGACGGTGGTGACGATGCTCGCGGTCCCGTCCATCCGTTTGACGGCCAGCGAGGGGAGCCCATCGCGTTCGCGGTGGCGTTGGTCGGCGACGAACCTTTGGGCGTGCTCTTCCCGCAGGGCCGCCGGGTCGTGGCCACCGCCAGGGGCGTCGACTTCCAGGAAGGTTCCCAGCTCGACGGCTGCCCGGCGCAGGTTGTCGACCGGGCCGGCCGAGCGCGGGCAGCGCGGGGACCGGAGCAGGTCCGCCAGGTGGTCCCACGTCAGATCCCGCAGCCAGCGCTGCGGGATGCCGGTCAGGTCGAGGTGGCTCAACCGGTGCGGGAACAGCACCCCGAAGTGCTCGGTCTCCAGGAACCCGGCGTCCCTGGCCTGCTCAGGGGTGAAGTAGACCAGGCGCAGCTCGTGCAGGATCTCCTTGGCGATCGCGGCGGAACCGCTGTCCACGCGCTCGAAGTCGAAGTCGACCAGCGAGTCCACCTCGAGTCTGCGGCAGGTGGTCACCAGCGACCGGATCCGGACCAGGTCCCAGCGGCTGGGCCGGGTCCGGCGGGTGTGGACGGACAGCCCCCACTGGATCTCGGCGCGCACCAGGGGCCGCAGCCCGCGAAGATTGATCTGCCCCGGCCACGGCTGGGCGATAACGGCAGCGCACCAGTCTTGGAACGCGGCCTGGTCGCCGTACCCGATCGGCACCGTCTTTCCGAACCTCTCGTATTGCTGCCACCAGTTGTGCGGCATCGCGGCGTCCCCGGGCCGGCCGTCACGGCGGTAGCGGCTGCCGTGCCACGCGCACAGCCCCAGCGGGGAGTCTGCCAGATTCGGGCAGACGACCGCACCGCAGCGCCCGTAGCCGGGGCACGCCGGTTCGCCGCTGACCCAGGCAGCGAAGGAGCCGCTGTCCTCTCCCTCGCCCTTGCGTGCGGCCCAGCGGCTCACATGGCGCTGGCACAGCCCCAGGTCATTGCCGGCTGCAGGGCGCTCAGGGCAGATCCGGCAGATGGCCTCTTCCGCTCCGGCGCGCCGGTCCAGGCCCTGGGCGGCGGACACGAAGGCGGCCCTGCCCACGCCGTGCCCGCTGTCACGGGTCCACTGACGCTGATGCTCCGAGCACAGGTCCGACCCGCCCGTGCGGGTGCGTTCGCATCCCTGGACCACGCACTCCCACCGGTAGATCGCGTGGCCACGCGGGATCGCGATGACCTCCGGGCGGAAGATCGGGTCGAACGACGGCCCGCTGATCAGCGCGGTCAGGATCTCCAGCCGGTCCCGGCCGACCCGGTCCGGACGCCCGGCGAACAACGGCCGAAGGTACTCCTGCCGCCGCATCACGCCTCACCCCAGACCGCGCGCAGTGCGGCGTCGAACGCCGGGTCGTGGACGTCGACGTGCCCGTAGACCTCATCGACCATCGCCGCCGACGCCCAACCGCCCGCGTCACGGGCGATCAGCAGGTTGCCGTCCGCGGCGTCAAGAACCGCTGAAGCAAACGTGTGCCGGAAGGCATGAGGTTTCACGAGCCCCAGACCGGCGCGTTTCCCGGCCCGGCCGAGCATCCGCCGGGCCCCGACCGGGGACCACGGCTGACCGGTATCGGTGCCATGCAGCTGGACCAGGAGCATGCCGTGGCCGGCGCCGGCCGGGTACTCGGTGATGACGTACTCGAAGTAGGCGTGCACCATCGCCGGACTGACCCGCTTGATCAGCCCGCCGGTCACAATGCCGTGCTCGACCCGCCAGGGATGCTTGGTCTTCGCCTCGGCCCGGTTCGGGTTTCCCGGACGGTGGCAGACGTGCAGGTGCGGGGCGCGACACTCGCCGCACCCCGCGTTCTCCCGCAGGTGCAGGTCGACCATGTGCAGCCCGCACAATTCACCGATCCGCAGGCCACCGTCCGCGAGCCAGGTCACCACCAGCCGGTCCCGGGCCGCATTCACGGCGGCC is part of the Arthrobacter methylotrophus genome and harbors:
- a CDS encoding tyrosine-type recombinase/integrase, which encodes MVQRVVVGDLRVQQINRKDGQRSWTIVWPEGTVHEEADRFLRRHDGSGTQKTYAYYLVDHLRWLERECLALDKVRLRDLERYMGIVGAEVRMPLGEPWRVGKRPYGRSALSTAAACLKGFYLHQSSLGINGELGRKLDTSRLPSRADRRRSFLGHVKSTLPANQLAPSGPHRRHPKMLPDGARGKLLAAVNAARDRLVVTWLADGGLRIGELCGLHMVDLHLRENAGCGECRAPHLHVCHRPGNPNRAEAKTKHPWRVEHGIVTGGLIKRVSPAMVHAYFEYVITEYPAGAGHGMLLVQLHGTDTGQPWSPVGARRMLGRAGKRAGLGLVKPHAFRHTFASAVLDAADGNLLIARDAGGWASAAMVDEVYGHVDVHDPAFDAALRAVWGEA
- a CDS encoding site-specific integrase codes for the protein MTTCRRLEVDSLVDFDFERVDSGSAAIAKEILHELRLVYFTPEQARDAGFLETEHFGVLFPHRLSHLDLTGIPQRWLRDLTWDHLADLLRSPRCPRSAGPVDNLRRAAVELGTFLEVDAPGGGHDPAALREEHAQRFVADQRHRERDGLPSLAVKRMDGTASIVTTVTRSVVFNAVRKLMRGALDSGAVERLGLDREFIIAFPSAGAATGRTARRPFPDEVARALADEANLAELAATHDASDNGARDIWETTVITGRRIGEVIKVRWDCIGRYGGLAMFWHDQTKVGNYDVAIRIPERLYGILAERQRKTLDRFTARYGHRPTGAQRAGLALFPTTYRSHDGTASLTHQWFYSRFRPWVDAMDLGHYVPHQARHTLATNLLRHGATLTHIRRYLGQVSDRMAEHYVHLTSSDLENVLQHVWVAGPGTAQPGELLAGDAAPLTRQQAQALAIDLSRRSTPAEGGFCTFQPVVSGGACPWNLDCHNCDKFVLSGADLLYWRRKREQWRLLAEGAPDDATADYLHRHFEPTARAIDGLEKALAGLGLLEDALALDLRKPQDYFHRVWSTAFRATDLADAGNDEESEYSGYSDTSTIEDISPEEDVA
- a CDS encoding DUF6262 family protein; this encodes MNTAAVPEPRTAAAQAARRRKTETALERVHQAIARLRREKARVSVAAVARRADVSRTFLYDNFEARTAIATAMAEAGEHRPRMLADQDSERELTWRERALNAEDGLKAAQAEILTQRTRIGELLGQIRDLQAEWTEEAVQRITTENTTLKQRVRQLTAENRALDERLKAARSNLRFQDRRVADLEAQIAGS